The genome window GGCACCCCCTATCTCGTTGTAGACCCGAAAACCATTGTGGAGATCACAGACACAGCCCACGTCGAGATTATGGGTCCCACCGAAGGCAGCGTCGAGGCCGTGCGCGTGCGGATCTATGGAAGAGGCCAAACCGACATCGGCCCTCTCGATCGCGTTCTCGTCGTCCAAATCTATCGCACCCCAGAAATGGACTACTTTAGTGAAAAGGCGCTTCCCTACCTAAAAAACCTCGTGGACCGCTATGTAGACGCGGGAGTAAAGCTGAACGGGCTTTACTCCGATGAGATGCATATCCAGCAAGATTGGGACTACTTCCATCATCACGATCATGGCGAATTCGCCATGCGCTACGTGAGTCCAGGCCTGGTTCGTGCCTTTGCCGCCAAATATGGTAACGAGTACCAGGATTTTGCAAAATATCTGCTCTATTTCGTCCATGGTCAAGAGGATAAGGCGCTCGACCTCACCGCAAAAGAGGGAGCGATGCACGTCTTTGGCTCAACACCAGAGGATATCCATGCCACCGCGCTTTTTCGTGCCCGCTACTATCATCTCCTGCAAGATGGCGTTGTCGCCCTCTTTACCGAAGCGAAGCGCCATGCCGAACAGCGGATGGGACATCCTCTTGAGGCACGAGCGCATGCTACCTGGGCCGAAAGCCCTACCATTGACTACTGGCGGGTAGGACAGGAGCCCGACAACCCGGCAAAATACGAGTACACCTCAAACTTCGTCTGGTCGAATACCGTTCAGCAGGCGGCAGCAGCCTGCTACGACTACTTCTCTTGGGGCGACTTCCTCACCGGCAACGGCAACGATCATGCCGAAGGCGGCTACGCCGATCGTGACTACTTCGCACTTGCCCTCGCCTGCTCAACCGGTATCCTTAACACCATCCCTTACTCGTACGCTGCCTACTGGGGAATGCCAGGGCCCGTGGCCGACCGAAGAGGCGCTTTGGTAGATACCTATGGAGACGCCGGCTCTCCTTTCTACGGCATGGTTCAAGACATGCAACATCGCGATGTAGATGTCCTTATGCTCTATCCTATAGATCTTGTGGCTGTAGAAGAGCGTTTTGGCAGTTGGATGACGCTCTATGGCTACGCAAACTACGTGACCCAAGCCAAACTTTTAGAAAGGGGCAGAGTTGTCGGCGGCGCTATCGAGATGGCAGGCCGACGTTTTTCCACACTGGTTACCCTTTTTGAACCGTTTCCCTCGCAGCAACTCCTCTCCCTGATTCGGCAGATGTTGCAAGCAGGAGGACGTGTCATCTGGTCAGGCCCGCCTCCTCTGCTCTCGAATGAGGGGCAACCTATCCTTACCACATGGAGCGAGATCTTCGGGGTCTCCTACACCCCCTCTCAAGAATGGGGCAAGATGGTGCCAGGAAGGGAAGTTCGCTTCGCCGGCCTACTCAAAAACGTTAGCCCGCAGATCATTCTTACCCACCTGCTTCCCGATCGCATCTATCCCGTCATTCCTCAGAAGAGCGTCGAGGCGATTGCTTCCGTTCAAAACCAGGTTGTTGGCACACACCGCTCGTTTCCGAACGGTGGCTCCGCCGTTTTCCTCGGCTATCGCCCTCGAGACGATCAGGCAGCCAGTCTCGGCTACGAAACGCGAAACTGGTTCGAGGTGCTTACGGCCCTCGGCGCCTATCCACCCACCGGCCGCTTTGCCCACACGAACGACAACACCGAGTACCTTTCGCGCACAACCGATTACCTTTGCTGTCGTTTCCCCAACGGAGCGATCGCTATCGCGCGGCATTTTCGACACACGCCTGAGCTATGGCAAGGCGGTTTTGCACGAGATCCTAAAGCGGATCAGGACTACCTGCAGCAACATCCGCTACCTTCCTCACAACTGCAGCTAAAAAATTTTCATGTTCATGGCCACACGATAACCTACGAAGGTGACCTGGCGGTTACTTTCCGCGTTGACGATCGTCATCGCATGGTTGCTTTTGCCGGTCGGAACGCCAACCGCATCGAGGTGGATGGACATACAACCGTTTTTGCGGATACCCCCATGCCTCTAGTCGCCTGGGCACCCGTACCTCCCGAGTGTCGGGTGCCACATGGGGCCATTCTCCGTATTTTTGCTGTCGGTGAAGGCACGGTTCGAATCCCTCTTCTCCAATCGCTGCGAGAGGTACAGCTCTTTGTCGAAGGCCCTCAGCCTGGCAGTCGTGGCGATGCCCTGCCGGTCCGCATCGAAGGGGACGTTCTTGTCTTTACCTTAACATCTGCCCACTCCGGCCGCTGGCTCTACGCCGTCCCGCAATCGTAGGGCACCCCGATCCCTCCACAGCTGTTACCCCTTATCGCCGCCAATGACGCGATGGATAAGGCCTTGCTGTGCTTCAACATCGGAGAGACACCCTCCTCAAAGCAGGGAATTGTCGCAGAAACGGCGAAAAAACAGGTAGATTCTATGCTTAAGGTAAGGAGTTTTCTCTATGACTAGTGAAGTTGTTCGCTTTGGGGTGATCGGTGTAGGAGGGATGGGAGCAGGACACTGCAACATGCTTTCCAAAATCCCCGAAGCAAAGCTTACGGCGGTGGCCGATGCCGATGAGGCGGCCGTGAAGGCAGCCTCTGAAAAGTTTGGCGTCCCCGGCTTTACCAACCACCTTGCGCTGCTGGAAAGCGGCCTTGTAGATGCAGTGATCATCGCAACCCCTCACTATTTCCACCCTCCTATTGCCATAGATGCATTTGAACGGGGTATCCATGTGCTTTCCGAAAAACCGCTGGCCGTCACCGTCTCTGCCGCAGACGCAATGATCGCTGCCGCTCGCCGTTCCGGCCGCAAATTCGGCATCATGTACCAGATGCGCTCCGAGCCGCATCACCTCGCGGCAAAACAGATCGTTGAGAGCGGTGCACTTGGCGAAATCTATCGTACAAGCCTCGTTATGGGTTGGTATCGCAGCCAAGCCTACTACAACTCCGGTGGCTGGCGTGCCACATGGGCGGGTGAAGGAGGTGGCGTGCTGATCAATCAAGCCCCTCACTACCTTGACCTGTTTTGCTGGCTCGCCGGACTTCCTGCATCGCTTATCGGCACGACCCGCACGCGTCTTCACGACATTGAAGTGGAAGATGAGGCCTATGCGTTCCTTACCTATAAAAATGGGGCCCATGGCTACCTCTATGCCTCCACAATGGAGGTTCCGAATCACAATCTACTCGAGATTTGTGCCGATCGCGGCAAGATCGTTATTCATGGTAGCCGCCTCCAGTACTTTCGCGTTGAAAGCTCCATTCGTGAATTTACCTACACCACCAAAGAGATGTGGGGCAGCCCCAAAGTCACCGAAGAGCCGGTCACCCTACCAGAGGAAAAACCCCTTAAAGGTCATGCCGCGATTACCCAGAACTTCGCCCGTGCCATCCTCTATAATGAGCCGCTGCTAGCTCCAGGAGAAGAGGGCTTAAATGCTATGGAGCTCATTAATGGCATCATTCTCTCCAGTAAAACCCAAAGCCCTGTAGAACTACCCGTCAATAGGGCGGCCTACGACCAGCTTATCGAGCAGCTGAAAGCAGCATCGAAAGCGAAAACGAACGTTGAAACCCAACGCGTCACCGATCCAAACTTTGTATGAGGAACTACACAGACCCCAATAATGGGGTTTTTCCGGCTCAGTGGATACGTCAGGCTTTCGAAAAAGGCTGGATCGATGCCGAAGAGCCGCTTCGATCCGGCCAAATCCAGCCTAATAGCCTCGATCTGCGACTGGGCACAGTGGGCTATCGGGTTCAATGTAGCTTTCTCCCCGGCGAAGAGGGAATGGCACAAAAACTGGCACGCTTCGGTTGGTACCGTTTCTGTCTTCCGGAGGAGGGCGTGGTCCTAGAGAGAAATCAGGTCTACATCTTTCCTTTGATGGAACGCCTTGCCTTGCCACAAAACGTGCGTGGCCGCGCGAACCCGAAATCCACCACAGGACGCCTTGACGTATTTTGCCGTCTCGTTACGGAACATGGGGTCGCCTTCGACGAAACCCCACAGGGCTATCAAGGCCCCCTCTACCTGGAAGTGGTACCGCGCTCGTTTGCTATCCGAGTACGCGCGGGTGACGCTCTCGCACAAATACGTTTCCAAACCGGTGAACCCCGCCTCTCTGCCGAGGAAACCCGCGCTCTTCTCGATGAGGTTCCCATCATTCTCAGTTCCGAACTGCTGCCGCTCCGCTCCCGAGATCTGGCCATCTCTAACGGAATCCTCCTCTCTATCTACCTCCCACGTTATAGCGGCCAAGGCCGACAGGCTACCATCGGCTATCAAGCGCGCAAGAATACCCCTCCCATTGACCTCCGCGCCATTGGTCAAGCGCGCAAACGCCACTACTGGGATCGACTCTACGCCGACGGAAAGCCCATTATCCTGGAGCCGGACGAGTTCTATATCTTTCGCTCTCGTGAGCTTGTTTGCCTCCCACCCACTATCTGTGCGGAGATGGTGGCCTTCGACGCCGGCAGCGGAGAGCTGCGTACCCACTATGCGGGCTTTTTTGATAGCGGATTTGGCTATGCCGCTGCTCTCCCGGCCACCGAAACGGCAGCTGCTGTGGTGCTCGAAGTGCGCAGCCGTGATGTCCCCTTCCTTATTGAAGATGGACAACCCCTCTTTCGCATTCATCTCCTGCGCTGCACCGAAGAGCCTGAATTTCTCTATGGCGCCCAGGCCGGCTCTAGCTACCAATCCCAACGCGATGTGCGGCTTAGTAAACAGTTTACCGGAGCTCAAGAAGATGAGGATGATGATAAACCTCAACAGCGCCTTAACTTGCTTTCTTAATCGCCTTCTTATCGCCAAACAGAAGGCAGGCTCTTCCTTCAGCCGCGCTATCTCCATCGTCCTCTTGGGAGGATCACTCCTCGCAACTTCCCTCCCTTGCCGAGCCGATACGTTCCATTTCGATCTCGTTACCGGCCCTGAAGTTCGCGAAGTTGTTCCAGAAACCACACCAAGACGCGCTCCGCTGTTCCCACAATGTCCGCCTCAGGTCACAAAACTGCCTTCCAATCTCGTCAATCCCTACTTTGCCTTCATTCCACTTTGGCCTAATGGCAAAGAGATAGACTACGTCGCCCTCGTTCAATTTCCACCCCATAAACCACCTATTCTCATTGTGGACGCAGACCTCGATGGCGACCTTACCAACGATCCGCCCGTCCAATGGAAAACGTTTCCCTATAAGGCAGCAAACGGCCAACAGCTCACGCGCTACGAGGGCGATGCGGTGCTTCATGTGCACTACAGCCCCGATCACGTCGTAGATCTTCCCATGC of Chthonomonas calidirosea T49 contains these proteins:
- a CDS encoding Gfo/Idh/MocA family protein, which produces MTSEVVRFGVIGVGGMGAGHCNMLSKIPEAKLTAVADADEAAVKAASEKFGVPGFTNHLALLESGLVDAVIIATPHYFHPPIAIDAFERGIHVLSEKPLAVTVSAADAMIAAARRSGRKFGIMYQMRSEPHHLAAKQIVESGALGEIYRTSLVMGWYRSQAYYNSGGWRATWAGEGGGVLINQAPHYLDLFCWLAGLPASLIGTTRTRLHDIEVEDEAYAFLTYKNGAHGYLYASTMEVPNHNLLEICADRGKIVIHGSRLQYFRVESSIREFTYTTKEMWGSPKVTEEPVTLPEEKPLKGHAAITQNFARAILYNEPLLAPGEEGLNAMELINGIILSSKTQSPVELPVNRAAYDQLIEQLKAASKAKTNVETQRVTDPNFV
- a CDS encoding 2'-deoxycytidine 5'-triphosphate deaminase, whose product is MRNYTDPNNGVFPAQWIRQAFEKGWIDAEEPLRSGQIQPNSLDLRLGTVGYRVQCSFLPGEEGMAQKLARFGWYRFCLPEEGVVLERNQVYIFPLMERLALPQNVRGRANPKSTTGRLDVFCRLVTEHGVAFDETPQGYQGPLYLEVVPRSFAIRVRAGDALAQIRFQTGEPRLSAEETRALLDEVPIILSSELLPLRSRDLAISNGILLSIYLPRYSGQGRQATIGYQARKNTPPIDLRAIGQARKRHYWDRLYADGKPIILEPDEFYIFRSRELVCLPPTICAEMVAFDAGSGELRTHYAGFFDSGFGYAAALPATETAAAVVLEVRSRDVPFLIEDGQPLFRIHLLRCTEEPEFLYGAQAGSSYQSQRDVRLSKQFTGAQEDEDDDKPQQRLNLLS